One window from the genome of Populus alba chromosome 15, ASM523922v2, whole genome shotgun sequence encodes:
- the LOC118043976 gene encoding uncharacterized protein isoform X2 — protein sequence MASPTHSLANKIPMERQEHKLVLEEEEEEEEEMLSLQPRQFQHSNTAADTTTLLVNISSTNDGGNGNGNENGNGISSLISSSNSSINDHSETPKVGVSSPCGSPHKHSGDEERVHHLDSVYFDQHQGADSIDGVSDVKCGGVTCSVFETSPGDVEVLIKNSEIQKSLIKDVNLQSRENLDNEGLSSSSLTPLEGTFEEHNIKSKPSESETRVVGDLDLIEETDHEVTELDVEKVLEKQNTHDLYCPNCNSCITRRVILRRRTRKIHKAPRKPKHTKADTILPSQSDANSTYSDANSADSANGPSHDIANIGSNDIPTPAVDEYNGDRQPDVFRCLSCFSFFIPAGNGFKLFRVSSTENENEQVPTKISTTNTNWFLSIFATHKRKTTTEQGNAAVDYTQVCGMNQDTSSGFPNNVSSSNGSDHSVMPHAERATVKTGEHQEGLDDMGGTSLKDGMGIVISSRETKFAETSLNSAREKSGDAAENSGGSSVNHAIVDTVQQLPYSSGSIEGLKENASLQSWQGGVNPPEYSTSISLILEQSETCIEENFNMAKGNEKPLQNGRASSAQGTSLPSQLYSKEGFINDAALKYYEVGKGALNSLSQGTSRPEKERINIGEDAVNSVKNKNIGNDVIVTIEKRATKRWRF from the exons ATGGCATCACCTACTCATTCCCTCGCTAACAAAATACCAATGGAACGCCAGGAACACAAATTGgtgttggaggaggaggaggaggaggaggaggaaatgCTGTCTCTGCAACCCAGGCAGTTTCAGCACAGCAACACTGCTGCAGATACTACTACTCTGCTTGTCAATATTTCCTCTACCAACGATGGTGGTAATGGCAATGGTAATGAAAATGGAAATGGAATTAGTAGCCTTATTAGCAGCAGCAATAGCAGCATTAATGACCACTCAGAGACTCCGAAAGTAGGAGTATCATCTCCCTGTGGATCTCCACATAAACACAGTGGGGATGAGGAGAGAGTCCACCATCTAGATAGCGTTTACTTTGACCAACACCAAG GTGCTGATTCCATTGATGGAGTTTCAGACGTGAAATGTGGTGGTGTTACATGTTCTGTTTTTGAGACAAGTCCCGGAGATGTGGAAGTCCTTATAAAGAATTCTGAGATTCAGAAAAGTCTAATCAAAGATGTCAATCTTCAATCAAGGGAAAATTTGGACAATGAAGGGCTTTCTAGTTCAAGTCTTACACCTTTAGAAGGTACATTTGAAGAACACAATATTAAATCAAAACCCTCTGAAAGTGAAACTAGAGTAGTTGGAGATCTGGACTTGATAGAAGAAACAGACCATGAAGTGACAGAATTAGATGTTGAGAAGGTGTTAGAGAAGCAGAATACACATGATTTGTATTGCCCTAATTGTAATTCTTGTATAACCAGAAGGGTTATCCTTCGTAGAAGAACACGAAAGATTCATAAAGCACCCCGTAAACCAAAACACACAAAAGCTGACACAATTCTTCCCTCTCAGTCGGATGCCAATTCTACCTATTCAGATGCCAATTCTGCAGATTCAGCCAATGGTCCAAGTCATGATATAGCTAACATTGGTTCAAATGATATCCCAACACCTGCAGTCGATGAATACAATGGTGATAGACAACCAGATGTATTCAGATGCTTATCATGTTTCAGCTTCTTTATTCCTGCAG GAAATGGTTTTAAATTGTTTCGGGTATCATCCACTGAGAATGAAAATGAACAAGTTCCTACGAAGATATCAACAACCAACACAAACTGGTTCTTATCTATTTTTGCAACGCATAAGAGGAAAACAACCACCGAGCAAG GTAATGCTGCAGTGGACTACACTCAAGTATGTGGAATGAATCAGGACACCTCATCAGGTTTTCCTAACAATGTTTCATCCTCAAATGGAAGCGATCATTCCGTAATGCCACATGCTGAAAGAGCTACAGTCAAAACTGGAGAACATCAAGAAG GATTAGATGATATGGGGGGTACATCTCTTAAAGATGGAATGGGGATTGTAATTTCTTCAAGGGAAACAAAATTTGCTGAAacttcattgaacagtgcaagagagaAATCAGGTGATGCAGCTGAAAACTCAG GTGGGTCTTCAGTGAACCATGCTATCGTGGATACTGTTCAACAGTTACCATACTCTTCAGGTAGCATAGAGGGCCTAAAGGAAAATGCATCACTCCAATCCTGGCAAGGCGGAGTGAATCCTCCAGAGTATTCAACTTCCATATCTTTAATCCTTGAGCAGTCAGAGACATGCATAGAAGAGAATTTCAACATGGCAAAAGGGAATGAAAAACCTTTACAAAATGGTCGGGCCTCATCAGCACAAGGAACCTCATTACCCTCTCAATTGTATTCTAAAGAAGGATTTATAAATGATGCTGCTTTGAAATACTATGAAGTGGGGAAAGGTGCTCTAAATTCTTTGAGCCAAGGAACCTCAAGGCCTGAAAAGGAGAGAATCAATATTGGAGAAGATGCAGTTAATtctgtgaaaaacaaaaatatag GAAATGATGTCATAGTCACCATTGAAAAAAGAGCCACGAAAAGGTGGAGATTCTGA
- the LOC118043976 gene encoding uncharacterized protein isoform X1, giving the protein MASPTHSLANKIPMERQEHKLVLEEEEEEEEEMLSLQPRQFQHSNTAADTTTLLVNISSTNDGGNGNGNENGNGISSLISSSNSSINDHSETPKVGVSSPCGSPHKHSGDEERVHHLDSVYFDQHQGADSIDGVSDVKCGGVTCSVFETSPGDVEVLIKNSEIQKSLIKDVNLQSRENLDNEGLSSSSLTPLEGTFEEHNIKSKPSESETRVVGDLDLIEETDHEVTELDVEKVLEKQNTHDLYCPNCNSCITRRVILRRRTRKIHKAPRKPKHTKADTILPSQSDANSTYSDANSADSANGPSHDIANIGSNDIPTPAVDEYNGDRQPDVFRCLSCFSFFIPAGNGFKLFRVSSTENENEQVPTKISTTNTNWFLSIFATHKRKTTTEQGNAAVDYTQVCGMNQDTSSGFPNNVSSSNGSDHSVMPHAERATVKTGEHQEGSYSKPHQSGTESLNPSTMEPLLHDKSPQGINLNPNLTTRNGILADQNSPLLSNDLPPVESSSIAGLDDMGGTSLKDGMGIVISSRETKFAETSLNSAREKSGDAAENSGGSSVNHAIVDTVQQLPYSSGSIEGLKENASLQSWQGGVNPPEYSTSISLILEQSETCIEENFNMAKGNEKPLQNGRASSAQGTSLPSQLYSKEGFINDAALKYYEVGKGALNSLSQGTSRPEKERINIGEDAVNSVKNKNIGNDVIVTIEKRATKRWRF; this is encoded by the exons ATGGCATCACCTACTCATTCCCTCGCTAACAAAATACCAATGGAACGCCAGGAACACAAATTGgtgttggaggaggaggaggaggaggaggaggaaatgCTGTCTCTGCAACCCAGGCAGTTTCAGCACAGCAACACTGCTGCAGATACTACTACTCTGCTTGTCAATATTTCCTCTACCAACGATGGTGGTAATGGCAATGGTAATGAAAATGGAAATGGAATTAGTAGCCTTATTAGCAGCAGCAATAGCAGCATTAATGACCACTCAGAGACTCCGAAAGTAGGAGTATCATCTCCCTGTGGATCTCCACATAAACACAGTGGGGATGAGGAGAGAGTCCACCATCTAGATAGCGTTTACTTTGACCAACACCAAG GTGCTGATTCCATTGATGGAGTTTCAGACGTGAAATGTGGTGGTGTTACATGTTCTGTTTTTGAGACAAGTCCCGGAGATGTGGAAGTCCTTATAAAGAATTCTGAGATTCAGAAAAGTCTAATCAAAGATGTCAATCTTCAATCAAGGGAAAATTTGGACAATGAAGGGCTTTCTAGTTCAAGTCTTACACCTTTAGAAGGTACATTTGAAGAACACAATATTAAATCAAAACCCTCTGAAAGTGAAACTAGAGTAGTTGGAGATCTGGACTTGATAGAAGAAACAGACCATGAAGTGACAGAATTAGATGTTGAGAAGGTGTTAGAGAAGCAGAATACACATGATTTGTATTGCCCTAATTGTAATTCTTGTATAACCAGAAGGGTTATCCTTCGTAGAAGAACACGAAAGATTCATAAAGCACCCCGTAAACCAAAACACACAAAAGCTGACACAATTCTTCCCTCTCAGTCGGATGCCAATTCTACCTATTCAGATGCCAATTCTGCAGATTCAGCCAATGGTCCAAGTCATGATATAGCTAACATTGGTTCAAATGATATCCCAACACCTGCAGTCGATGAATACAATGGTGATAGACAACCAGATGTATTCAGATGCTTATCATGTTTCAGCTTCTTTATTCCTGCAG GAAATGGTTTTAAATTGTTTCGGGTATCATCCACTGAGAATGAAAATGAACAAGTTCCTACGAAGATATCAACAACCAACACAAACTGGTTCTTATCTATTTTTGCAACGCATAAGAGGAAAACAACCACCGAGCAAG GTAATGCTGCAGTGGACTACACTCAAGTATGTGGAATGAATCAGGACACCTCATCAGGTTTTCCTAACAATGTTTCATCCTCAAATGGAAGCGATCATTCCGTAATGCCACATGCTGAAAGAGCTACAGTCAAAACTGGAGAACATCAAGAAGGTTCTTATTCTAAGCCTCACCAAAGTGGAACAGAATCTCTGAATCCTTCAACAATGGAGCCATTATTGCATGATAAATCACCACAAGGAATAAACCTCAATCCCAATTTGACAACTAGGAATGGGATACTTGCAGATCAAAATTCTCCTCTCCTTTCTAATGATTTGCCTCCAGTTGAATCCTCTTCTATTGCAGGATTAGATGATATGGGGGGTACATCTCTTAAAGATGGAATGGGGATTGTAATTTCTTCAAGGGAAACAAAATTTGCTGAAacttcattgaacagtgcaagagagaAATCAGGTGATGCAGCTGAAAACTCAG GTGGGTCTTCAGTGAACCATGCTATCGTGGATACTGTTCAACAGTTACCATACTCTTCAGGTAGCATAGAGGGCCTAAAGGAAAATGCATCACTCCAATCCTGGCAAGGCGGAGTGAATCCTCCAGAGTATTCAACTTCCATATCTTTAATCCTTGAGCAGTCAGAGACATGCATAGAAGAGAATTTCAACATGGCAAAAGGGAATGAAAAACCTTTACAAAATGGTCGGGCCTCATCAGCACAAGGAACCTCATTACCCTCTCAATTGTATTCTAAAGAAGGATTTATAAATGATGCTGCTTTGAAATACTATGAAGTGGGGAAAGGTGCTCTAAATTCTTTGAGCCAAGGAACCTCAAGGCCTGAAAAGGAGAGAATCAATATTGGAGAAGATGCAGTTAATtctgtgaaaaacaaaaatatag GAAATGATGTCATAGTCACCATTGAAAAAAGAGCCACGAAAAGGTGGAGATTCTGA
- the LOC140954283 gene encoding ABC transporter B family member 19-like → MSPKPQDLVIDVEENKSSKDINVVDVENEKKKDRKIINKPLPFHKLLSYTDAVDWSLMPLGTSGSIIHGTAQLIGDLLLGKALNAFGSNIGDDAAMVKALDNVCYSVRVVHGHRYLSAGILVALLSLLVVPMILVIGATYTKKMNTVSTVKLLYLSEATSMVEQTVSQIKTVFAFVGESYAIKTFSESMAKQLSKSKVEALIKGVVIGTFQTVTFCSWALIIWVAAVVVTAKRAHGGDVLAAIMSILLGVISLTFAAPDMQIFNQTKAAGNEVFEVIQRKPLITNDSKGKTLNRMDGNIDIRDVHFAYIPIPAGRTDTQGIFFVNSIWKNGCVGEILIDNHNIKDLDLKFLRRNVGAVSQEPSLFAGTIKDNLIVGNMGADDQEVENAAMMANAHPFISQLPNQYSTEVGQRGFQLSGGQKQRIAIARAILKNPPILLLDEATRALDSESEKLVQDALEKAMQGRTVILIAHRMSTMIHADMIAIVENGQVIETGTHRSLLETSKVYGKLFSMQNISTANNSRLVGPSSFIINSVTERV, encoded by the exons ATGTCCCCCAAACCCCAAGATCTTGTCATAGATGTGGAGGAAAACAAGAGTAGTAAAGATATTAATGTAGTTGATGTTGAGAACGAGAAGAAGAAGGATAGGAAGATCATCAATAAACCTTTACCATTTCATAAGCTGTTGAGCTACACTGATGCGGTGGATTGGTCACTTATGCCTCTGGGAACCTCGGGTTCTATCATCCATGGCACGGCTCAACTCATAGGGGATCTCTTGCTAGGTAAAGCCCTCAATGCATTTGGAAGCAACATCGGAGACGATGCTGCCATGGTTAAAGCCCTCGACAacgtat GTTATTCCGTTCGTGTGGTACATGGGCATCGCTACCTTTCAGCTGGAATACTGG TGGCGCTGCTTTCCTTATTAGTTGTTCCTATGATTCTTGTGATTGGAGCCACTTACACCAAGAAAATGAACACTGTTTCAACAGTTAAACTGCTTTACCTCTCAGAAGCTACCTCTATGGTAGAGCAG ACCGTGTCTCAAATCAAAACAGTTTTTGCATTTGTTGGGGAGAGTTATGCAATCAAAACTTTTTCAGAGAGCATGGCCAAGCAGCTTTCCAAAAGCAAAGTGGAAGCACTGATAAAAGGAGTTGTAATAGGAACGTTTCAAACAGTCACGTTCTGTTCTTGGGCACTCATCATATGGGTTGCTGCCGTTGTAGTCACTGCCAAGAGGGCACATGGCGGTGACGTCTTAGCTGCAATTATGAGCATTCTCCTCGGAGTTAT ATCACTCACTTTCGCTGCTCCAGACATGCAAATCTTCAATCAGACAAAAGCTGCGGGAAATGAAGTTTTTGAGGTTATCCAGAGGAAGCCTCTCATAACTAATGATTCAAAGGGGAAGACTCTCAATAGAATGGATGGCAACATTGACATACGTGATGTACACTTTGCATATATACCCATCCCGGCAGGACGCACTGATACTCAAGggattttctttgtcaattccATCTGGAAAAATGGTTGCGTTG GGGAGATCCTCATCGACAATCATAACATTAAGgatcttgatttgaaattcCTGCGAAGGAACGTAGGAGCAGTTTCCCAAGAACCGTCCCTTTTTGCTGGGACGATCAAGGATAACTTAATTGTGGGAAACATGGGTGCTGATGATCAAGAGGTTGAAAACGCAGCTATGATGGCAAATGCACATCCCTTCATTTCTCAATTACCAAATCAGTACTCAACAGAG GTAGGCCAAAGGGGATTCCAATTATCTGGGGGACAAAAGCAGAGAATTGCCATAGCAAGAGCTATTCTAAAAAATCCTCCAATTCTTTTGCTTGATGAAGCCACAAGGGCACTCGATTCAGAATCAGAGAAGCTGGTTCAAGATGCCCTTGAGAAGGCTATGCAGGGAAGAACAGTCATCTTGATTGCACACAGGATGTCAACTATGATTCATGCAGATATGATTGCGATTGTAGAGAATGGACAAGTTATAGAGACAGGAACACACCGCAGCTTACTAGAGACCAGCAAAGTGTATGGCAAACTTTTTAGCATGCAGAACATCAGCACAGCTAACAACTCAAGGTTGGTTGGTCCCTCTTCCTTCATCATAAATTCAGTAACAGAAAGAGTCTAA
- the LOC118043998 gene encoding uncharacterized protein, with product MNVERWRNYGTRFWFGSVESAKASSRRKGWQDDDGGVVVDTAKDEQFARDLELAQQLSLAPPSSTPTALDNNTMVEKISCLIALQNRSSFYIPCQPPGGFNSLLSNCFELHADANTTVLLSGCDDHFQSLRSEDVGWLKDCLGKKVLMPLALIISTIPSMVLDIGLELLNVLPLLALLALRARIVDFGPEELQSFFLSVPSTSLPSPLMTTNARGKRKASQVYGPMDSYLLGRNCDVSQLESAVNDMSRSSTNKKAGGSDYSVANKFPRKNEGHRALLDGIPLYYQHDGHSITIVGIQVRRQENKVLQYNLLILDPAHLCAIDPGIANGQEMEQLKKIDGVFIAF from the exons ATGAATGTCGAACGTTGGCGCAATTACGGGACCCGTTTTTGGTTCGGTTCTGTTGAGTCAGCTAAAGCAAGTTCCCGAAGGAAAGGATGGCAA gatgatgatggtggtgttgTTGTTGATACTGCAAAGGATGAGCAATTTGCAAGGGACTTGGAATTGGCCCAACAACTTTCTCTTGCGCCTCCATCTTCTACACCCACAGCTCTAGACAACAACACCATGGTTGAAAAGATTTCTTGTTTGATTGCTTTGCAGAATAGGAGCTCCTTTTATATACCATGTCAACCCCCGGGTGGCTTCAACTCCTTGTTGTCCAACTGTTTCGAATTACATGCTGATGCCAACACCACTGTCTTACTGTCTGGCTGTGATGACCATTTTCAGAGCTTGCGTTCTGAAGATGTTGG ATGGCTTAAGGATTGCCTGGGAAAAAAGGTTTTGATGCCATTGGCTCTCATCATTTCAACAATTCCGTCTATGGTTCTAGACATTGGATTGGAACTACTGAATGTGCTTCCCCTTTTGGCTCTTTTGGCCCTTCGTGCTAGAATTGTTGATTTTGGTCCTGAGGAATTgcaaagcttttttctttctgttccCAGTACCAGTCTTCCCTCACCTCTCATGACAACAAATGCCAGAGGCAAGAGAAAAGCTTCTCAGGTTTATGGACCCATGGATAGTTATCTGCTGGGTCGAAATTGTGATGTTTCGCAGCTAGAATCTGCTGTGAATGACATGTCTCGATCCTCTACCAACAAAAAGGCTGGTGGAAGTGATTATTCTGTGGCAAATAAATTTCCAAGAAAGAATGAGGGTCATCGGGCTCTTCTCGATGGGAT ACCCTTGTACTACCAACACGATGGTCACTCAATAACTATTGTTGGGATTCAAGTCAGACGTCAAGAGAATAAAGTGCTGCAGTACAACCTCTTGATTTTAGACCCTGCTCAT TTGTGTGCCATTGATCCTGGGATAGCAAATGGACAGGAGATGGAGCAGCTCAAGAAAATAGATGGCGTCTTCATTGCAttttag
- the LOC118043942 gene encoding autophagy-related protein 13a-like: MHGHSHHDSGKLEQIISHFLLKSLHIILDSRIPSLHPHNHPRDFCSISHVKKSDKWFNLALGDRPAALDNLSFWHRNLMDPMVIDVILVHQPSPPSSSMHNFYVDPGTSVETVLERWVVHYESLRVMPPQTAERPASYKKTYKKSIILLRSLYSHMRLLPAYRIFRQLSSCKQTYNFDIIYKVSSFCEPFSSADEEVMKELSFVPVEALPGSLCVSVTYRSTLSDFKLEPVTTMPPKIIMDYVGSPTTDPLRSFPSSEKGVGATSFPLRGMQPPVSSPFQRPHSWTSGYHRAAHMMNQPLGGSPPPYRTSRMTCDFPSSPTDIYGHRAQNYRPPTPQKATCYDEYQISPPFSPSMSPSTPTHLYNGSPVLARVTSETAPVTIPLSISGTSSRYLSPNFSDSSRHSLPPLSPRSTKHDSSSQESPSGIRSFKKSEAIRFAELNSGNVNHYSGQKLLKDSKDDSGRFSGLLSSSGSPRIGFSRSSSRLSFQDDLEDDDFSCPFDVDDVDTSDSHASSQAAAVGKKSQDAAVGILVQMLRTAPPLRQDPSCYSSQSMRTDVEEGIGTTSGFFMPRKTGDALEELRSYREMKDLLLSKSGTRAVSKEEA; the protein is encoded by the exons ATGCATGGTCATTCTCACCATGATTCTGGAAAACTAGAACAAATCATTTCCCATTTTCTATTGAAGAGCTTGCACATCATTTTGGACTCCAGGATTCCCTCTCTTCATCCCCATAATCACCCTCGGGACTTTTGTTCCATTTCTCATGTGAAAAAGAGTGACAAATGGTTCAATTTAGCTCTTGGAGACCGCCCTGCTGCTCTAGATAACTTGAGTTTTTGGCATAGAAATCTCATGGATCCCATGGTTATTGATGTAATACTTGTTCACCAACCGTCTCCTCCATCTTCATCCATGCACAATTTTTATGTTGACCCCGGGACATCTGTCGAGACAGTTTTAGAGAGGTGGGTTGTTCACTATGAGTCCCTGCGGGTTATGCCTCCCCAAACCGCTGAAAGACCTGCCTCTTACAAGAAGACATATAAGAAGTCAATCATACTCTTACGCTCCCTTTACTCCCACATGAGGCTTCTCCCAGCATACCGGATCTTTCGTCAGCTAAGCTCATGCAAGCAAACTTAcaattttgatatcatttaCAAAGTTTCTTCATTTTGCGAACCCTTTTCCAGTGCAGATGAGGAAGTAATGAAGGAGCTCAGTTTTGTCCCTGTTGAGGCCCTGCCTGGCAGCCTTTGTGTATCTGTGACCTATCGTTCAACACTATCTGATTTCAAGCTTGAGCCTGTCACAACTATGCCACCAAAGATTATAATGGACTATGTTGGTAGCCCTACCACTGATCCTCTTAGGTCTTTCCCCTCTTCAGAGAAGGGAGTTGGTGCTACATCCTTTCCCCTGAGAGGAATGCAACCACctgtttcttctccttttcaacGCCCTCATAGCTGGACAAGCGGTTACCATAGAGCAGCTCATATGATGAACCAACCACTTGGTGGATCTCCACCACCTTATCGCACATCTCGCATGACGTGTGATTTTCCATCTTCTCCTACTGATATTTATGGTCATAGAGCCCAAAACTATCGACCACCAACTCCTCAAAAGGCTACTTGTTATGATGAGTACCAGATTTCCCCTCCATTCTCACCATCAATGTCCCCTTCTACCCCAACACACCTCTACAATGGTAGTCCTGTGCTAGCTCGCGTTACTTCAGAAACTGCACCCGTAACTATTCCACTTTCTATATCAGGCACAAGTTCTAGATACCTTTCTCCTAACTTTTCTGATTCAAGTAGGCATTCTCTTCCACCTTTATCTCCCAGAAGCACAAAACACGATTCATCATCACAGGAGTCTCCTTCTGGGATTCGATCATTCAAGAAATCAGAAGCTATAAGGTTTGCCGAGTTAAACTCTGGCAATGTAAATCATTATTCTGGTCAGAAG CTGCTCAAAGATAGCAAAGATGATTCAGGGCGCTTCTCAGGATTGTTATCTTCTAGTGGTTCTCCACGCATTGGTTTTTCTAGAAGTTCAAGTAGATTATCTTTCCAAGATGATTTAGAGGATGACGATTTCTCATGTCCTTTTGACGTTGATGATGTTGACACATCAGATTCCCATGCCAG TTCCCAAGCTGCAGCAGTAGGGAAAAAATCTCAAGATGCTGCTGTTGGTATCCTTGTTCAGATGCTGCGGACAGCACCTCCCCTGCGACAAGATCCAAGTTGTTACTCATCCCAATCCATGAGGACTGATGTAGAGGAAGGGATAGGCACAACTTCTGGGTTTTTTATGCCAAGAAAAACAGGAGATGCTCTGGAAGAGCTGAGGAGTTACAGAGAAATGAAAGACCTACTACTCTCTAAGAGTGGAACTCGGGCGGTTAGCAAAGAAGAAGCTTAA
- the LOC118043943 gene encoding protein RESPONSE TO LOW SULFUR 2-like, with protein sequence MGLAKDRDEQEMMLKKRNAELEKALEESKRREEKMISELQRTWERLRVAEEAEEMLCSQLGELEAEAANQARAYHSRILSLMNELSQAHNLLHLTN encoded by the coding sequence ATGGGGCTGGCCAAGGATAGAGATGAGCAGGAGATGATGCTAAAGAAGAGAAATGCGGAGCTGGAGAAAGCCCTCGAAGAAAGCAAACGGAGGGAGGAAAAGATGATTTCAGAGCTACAAAGGACATGGGAGAGGCTCAGAGTGGCAGAGGAGGCTGAGGAGATGCTCTGCTCCCAGCTGGGTGAGCTGGAGGCCGAGGCTGCCAATCAAGCCCGTGCCTACCATTCCCGCATTCTCTCTCTCATGAACGAGCTCTCCCAAGCCCACAATCTTCTCCATCTAACCAATTAA